A DNA window from Gemmobacter fulvus contains the following coding sequences:
- a CDS encoding ABC transporter ATP-binding protein, protein MTASDIALSTRGLGVTYGKFVALAEMDLDIRRNSVHSIIGPNGAGKTTMFHALTGRVMPSSGSITLNGTDITRTRDDERVRHGIARSFQVTSLFPTLEVAENLRLAAQGKTPWQALAPWRSADANRSALATADQVMERLGLTHVARRPAGELSHGQQRRLEVGMAMASHPSVILMDEPTSGMGVEDIEEMKALIRDLGRDHTVLFIEHNMGIVMNISDTITVMRLGRKLVEGPPAVVRADPEVQRAYLGNMITGDIA, encoded by the coding sequence ATGACCGCATCCGATATCGCCTTGTCGACCCGGGGTCTGGGCGTCACCTATGGCAAGTTTGTCGCTCTGGCCGAGATGGATCTGGATATCCGGCGCAATTCCGTTCACTCGATCATTGGGCCGAACGGCGCGGGCAAGACCACAATGTTCCATGCCCTGACCGGGCGGGTCATGCCCTCGTCCGGCAGCATCACTCTGAACGGCACCGACATTACCCGCACCCGCGATGATGAACGTGTGCGCCATGGCATCGCACGGTCCTTTCAGGTGACCAGCCTTTTCCCCACGCTGGAGGTGGCGGAAAACCTGCGCCTTGCCGCGCAGGGCAAGACCCCGTGGCAGGCCCTTGCCCCCTGGCGCAGTGCCGATGCGAACCGCAGCGCGCTGGCCACGGCGGATCAGGTGATGGAACGTCTTGGCCTGACCCACGTCGCCCGCCGCCCTGCGGGAGAGTTGAGCCACGGCCAGCAGCGCCGACTGGAGGTGGGCATGGCCATGGCCTCGCATCCGTCCGTTATCCTGATGGATGAGCCGACCTCGGGCATGGGCGTCGAGGATATCGAGGAAATGAAGGCGTTGATCCGCGATCTGGGACGCGACCACACAGTGCTGTTCATCGAACATAACATGGGGATCGTGATGAATATCTCGGACACGATCACCGTCATGCGGCTGGGGCGCAAGCTGGTCGAAGGGCCACCCGCCGTCGTGCGTGCCGACCCCGAAGTGCAGCGCGCCTACCTGGGCAACATGATCACCGGAGACATCGCATGA
- a CDS encoding ABC transporter substrate-binding protein yields the protein MNRRSFLSSTAGAGALLATPALIRAAYAADLLKVGIPVPISGANAANGKYASMGALLAAEEAAAKYGRAVQTFDLDTEGKPATAVRKVQDAIDRDQIKLFAGGILSSESLAMGKECEKGGANFITTAGADEITGTDCNKATFRWSVPTFGAINQSIRPIIDALPNAKRWYTITPQYVFGEGLLKAAQDVLTEKGLDLVGNSYHSLTEKEFSGYLTNAMAERPDVLLILNFGAQCADTLRQAVSFGMKERMTIVVAWASGLEQFEALGADLCEGIYFGAQYWHTVDAAQNAELVKLTQAKYGITPNYSLAGSYICTKLMIDAAQTAGSDDPAAVRAALEGLAYQGLTGDETIRAADHQVMKNYYLLKARAKADMADKDDYAEIISSGQSFLSAEEAGCKLG from the coding sequence CTGAACCGCCGTTCCTTCCTGTCCAGCACCGCTGGCGCAGGCGCTCTTCTTGCGACCCCCGCCCTGATCCGTGCGGCCTATGCTGCTGATCTTTTGAAGGTGGGCATCCCGGTGCCGATCTCGGGCGCGAATGCCGCCAATGGCAAATATGCTTCGATGGGCGCGCTCCTTGCCGCCGAAGAAGCCGCAGCCAAATATGGCCGGGCGGTGCAGACCTTTGATCTCGATACCGAAGGCAAGCCCGCCACTGCCGTGCGCAAGGTGCAGGACGCGATTGATCGCGACCAGATCAAGCTGTTCGCCGGCGGGATCCTGTCGTCGGAATCTCTTGCCATGGGCAAGGAATGTGAAAAGGGCGGCGCGAATTTCATCACCACCGCCGGCGCGGACGAGATCACCGGCACGGATTGCAACAAGGCTACGTTCCGCTGGTCGGTGCCCACATTCGGCGCGATCAACCAGTCGATCCGCCCGATCATCGACGCACTGCCCAATGCGAAACGCTGGTATACCATCACCCCGCAATATGTGTTCGGCGAGGGGCTGCTGAAGGCCGCGCAGGACGTGCTGACCGAGAAGGGGCTGGATCTGGTCGGCAACAGCTATCACTCGCTGACCGAAAAGGAATTCTCGGGCTATCTGACCAATGCCATGGCCGAGCGCCCCGATGTGCTGCTGATCCTGAACTTCGGTGCGCAATGTGCGGATACGCTGCGTCAGGCGGTGTCCTTCGGGATGAAGGAGCGCATGACCATCGTCGTCGCCTGGGCCTCGGGGCTGGAACAGTTCGAGGCGCTTGGTGCCGATCTTTGCGAGGGCATCTATTTCGGGGCGCAATACTGGCATACCGTCGATGCGGCTCAGAACGCCGAACTGGTCAAGCTGACTCAGGCGAAATACGGCATCACTCCAAACTATTCGCTGGCCGGATCCTATATTTGCACCAAGCTGATGATCGACGCGGCCCAGACAGCGGGATCGGATGATCCGGCGGCAGTGCGCGCGGCGCTGGAGGGGCTGGCCTATCAGGGCCTGACCGGCGACGAGACCATCAGGGCCGCCGACCATCAGGTAATGAAGAACTATTACCTGCTGAAGGCCCGGGCCAAGGCCGACATGGCCGACAAAGATGACTATGCCGAAATCATCTCCTCGGGGCAGAGTTTCCTCAGTGCGGAAGAGGCGGGCTGCAAGCTCGGCTGA
- a CDS encoding NAD(P)-dependent alcohol dehydrogenase, with protein sequence MKALVLERVGELSLRDIDLPSDMGPDDVRIRLHTVGVCGSDVHYYTHGRIGDFIITAPMVLGHEASGTVIETGARVTHLRPGDRVCMEPGIPDPTSRAARLGIYNVDPSVTFWATPPVHGVLCPETVHPASFTYKLPDNVSFAEGAMVEPFAVGMQAAKRARIEPGDTAVVIGAGTIGIMVALAALAGGCARVLISDLSETKLAIASAFPGITGINIREGALLDRVLAETGGWGADVVFECSGAAAAMRDLFRIVRPGGAVVFVGLPPDPVAIDISGATARECRMETVFRYANVYDRALALIAAGKVDLKPLITETFAFPESIRAFERAAEARPGDVKLQIRIDMESEAL encoded by the coding sequence ATGAAAGCTCTTGTTCTTGAACGTGTCGGTGAACTGTCGCTGCGCGACATTGATCTTCCCTCGGACATGGGGCCGGATGACGTGCGCATCCGCCTGCATACGGTGGGTGTCTGCGGCTCCGACGTTCATTATTACACCCATGGCCGTATCGGTGACTTCATTATCACCGCGCCGATGGTGCTGGGACATGAGGCATCGGGCACCGTGATCGAAACCGGCGCGCGTGTCACCCATCTGCGGCCCGGCGATCGTGTCTGCATGGAGCCGGGCATCCCGGATCCGACCTCGCGCGCCGCCCGGCTGGGCATCTACAATGTGGATCCGTCAGTGACCTTCTGGGCAACGCCGCCGGTGCATGGGGTTCTGTGCCCGGAAACGGTGCATCCGGCCTCGTTCACCTACAAGCTGCCGGACAATGTCAGCTTTGCCGAAGGCGCCATGGTCGAGCCCTTTGCCGTCGGCATGCAGGCCGCGAAACGGGCGCGGATCGAGCCGGGCGATACGGCGGTTGTCATCGGGGCAGGCACCATCGGCATCATGGTGGCCCTTGCCGCCCTTGCCGGGGGCTGCGCGCGGGTGCTGATTTCCGATCTGTCGGAAACCAAACTGGCGATTGCCAGCGCCTTTCCCGGCATCACCGGCATCAACATCCGCGAGGGCGCGCTGCTGGACCGGGTTCTGGCCGAAACCGGCGGCTGGGGCGCGGATGTGGTGTTTGAATGTTCCGGCGCGGCGGCGGCAATGCGGGATCTGTTCCGCATCGTGCGCCCCGGTGGTGCGGTGGTGTTCGTCGGCCTGCCGCCCGATCCTGTCGCGATTGATATTTCCGGCGCAACCGCCCGCGAATGTCGCATGGAAACGGTGTTTCGGTATGCCAATGTCTATGACCGCGCATTGGCCCTGATCGCCGCAGGCAAGGTGGATCTGAAGCCGCTGATTACCGAGACCTTTGCCTTCCCGGAGTCGATCCGGGCCTTTGAGCGCGCCGCCGAGGCCCGCCCGGGGGATGTAAAGCTCCAGATCCGCATCGACATGGAAAGCGAGGCCCTGTGA
- a CDS encoding branched-chain amino acid ABC transporter permease, with protein MLNGIGLGMLYFLLAVGLTIIFGLLQFVNFAHGAFYLLGAYLTYDFVERGMNFWLAMVLAAVIVAVVAGVVEAVLLRRIYKLPHTFHILVTVGIALFIQELVIILWGPLGGSVAAPSVLNGVVMVGDFIYPKYRLFMIGFTAVLAIGLYWALERTRLGAIVRAGSESSENMALLGYDTLRINTLVFAAGAGLAGLAGALVAPIRGVEPFMGIEALSIAFVVVVIGGMGSYVGALVAGILVGVVQSLMATIWPEGARLMIYLGMAAVIVLLPRGLYGRA; from the coding sequence ATGCTGAATGGCATCGGGCTTGGCATGCTTTACTTCCTGCTTGCCGTCGGCCTGACAATCATCTTCGGCCTGCTGCAATTCGTGAACTTTGCCCATGGTGCGTTCTATCTGCTGGGCGCCTATCTGACCTATGACTTCGTCGAGCGGGGGATGAATTTCTGGCTGGCGATGGTGCTGGCCGCAGTGATCGTCGCCGTGGTGGCGGGGGTGGTTGAGGCGGTTCTGCTAAGGCGGATCTACAAGCTGCCGCACACCTTTCACATTCTGGTCACCGTCGGGATCGCGCTGTTCATTCAGGAACTGGTGATCATCCTCTGGGGGCCGCTGGGGGGCAGCGTTGCCGCACCATCGGTGCTGAATGGCGTGGTGATGGTGGGGGATTTCATCTATCCGAAATACCGGCTTTTCATGATCGGCTTCACCGCCGTTCTGGCGATCGGGCTGTATTGGGCGCTGGAGCGGACACGGCTGGGCGCCATCGTGCGTGCGGGATCGGAATCGTCGGAAAACATGGCCTTGCTGGGCTATGACACACTGCGCATCAACACGCTGGTCTTTGCCGCAGGGGCCGGGCTTGCGGGCCTTGCGGGGGCGCTTGTGGCCCCGATCCGCGGCGTCGAACCCTTTATGGGGATCGAGGCACTTTCCATCGCCTTCGTCGTCGTGGTGATCGGCGGCATGGGATCCTATGTCGGCGCGCTGGTCGCGGGCATCCTTGTCGGCGTCGTACAATCGCTGATGGCGACGATATGGCCCGAAGGGGCGCGACTGATGATCTATCTGGGCATGGCGGCGGTGATTGTCCTGCTTCCCCGCGGCCTTTACGGGAGGGCATGA
- a CDS encoding carbohydrate ABC transporter permease has product MKISTLLLRLLLVLAGLIVVLPLLWTLLNAFKTNADLLVSTPKLIFTPVWDNMDYVLNRRSVARALVNSLVICSWAVGLGALLGVPAAYVIARVKNKATREAQFFALSLRFLPPVAVAIPMMVIWLGLGFYDTRFALILTYLSITASITIWLSVPAFERVPIAVEEAARVDRLGPYAVFFRVALPIARLQILSAIAFSFILVWNEFLLAMMLTTSQARTLPIIASEMSQLGMNVPWGILNAAVVLLSLPPLVLLALIGAGMNSAFSRKSSQD; this is encoded by the coding sequence ATGAAAATTTCGACCCTTCTGCTGCGCCTGCTGCTGGTGCTGGCCGGGCTGATCGTGGTGCTGCCGCTGTTGTGGACGCTGCTGAATGCCTTCAAGACCAATGCGGACCTGCTGGTCAGCACGCCAAAGCTGATCTTTACCCCGGTCTGGGACAATATGGACTATGTGCTCAACCGCCGCTCGGTGGCCCGCGCGCTGGTCAATTCGCTGGTGATCTGTTCCTGGGCGGTCGGGCTGGGTGCGCTGCTCGGCGTGCCTGCGGCCTATGTGATTGCGCGCGTCAAGAACAAGGCCACGCGGGAGGCGCAGTTCTTCGCCCTGTCGCTGCGCTTTTTGCCGCCGGTGGCGGTGGCCATTCCGATGATGGTGATCTGGCTTGGCCTCGGGTTTTACGACACCCGCTTTGCGCTGATCCTGACCTATCTGTCGATCACCGCCTCGATCACGATCTGGCTGTCGGTTCCGGCGTTTGAACGCGTGCCGATTGCCGTGGAAGAGGCCGCAAGGGTGGACCGCCTTGGCCCCTATGCGGTGTTTTTCCGCGTGGCTCTGCCCATCGCCCGGCTTCAGATCCTCTCGGCCATCGCTTTTTCCTTCATCCTTGTGTGGAACGAATTCCTGCTGGCGATGATGCTGACCACTTCGCAGGCAAGAACGCTGCCGATCATCGCCTCCGAGATGTCGCAACTTGGCATGAACGTGCCATGGGGCATCCTGAATGCCGCGGTGGTGTTGCTGTCCTTGCCGCCGCTTGTCCTGCTGGCCCTGATCGGTGCCGGCATGAATTCCGCCTTCTCCAGAAAATCCTCTCAGGACTGA
- a CDS encoding ABC transporter ATP-binding protein: protein MATVECRNLRKTYAAHEVIGDFNLAIKDHEFVVFLGPSGCGKSTILRMIAGLEEISGGDLLIGGARVNDRDPGDRGIAMVFQNYALYPHMSVRENITFALERAGAGKDEIRRRLDPVVESLGLDVYLGRKPTELSGGQQQRVAIARAMIKTPEVFLFDEPLSNLDAKLRGHLRVEIAKLHKDLKSTSIYVTHDQLEAMTLADRIVLMNQGKIEQMGTPEEIYSRPATLFAASFIGTPNMNFFALEASDGRLRDGTIDLAAPFPVAPGKVTLGVRPGAVQIVPEGTPGAIAAIVERDEFHGETRLVSLRTGTQTFMAAVAATTRYAEGQRLSVAFDANALHLFDSTSGLRL from the coding sequence ATGGCGACCGTTGAATGCCGCAATCTGCGCAAAACCTATGCCGCCCATGAAGTGATCGGCGATTTCAACCTGGCCATCAAGGATCATGAATTCGTCGTGTTCCTAGGGCCTTCGGGCTGCGGAAAATCCACCATCCTGCGCATGATCGCCGGGCTTGAAGAAATCTCGGGCGGGGATTTGCTGATCGGCGGCGCGCGGGTCAATGACCGCGATCCGGGCGACCGGGGCATCGCCATGGTGTTCCAGAACTATGCGCTTTATCCGCATATGAGCGTGCGCGAGAACATCACGTTTGCACTGGAGCGCGCCGGGGCCGGCAAGGACGAGATCCGCCGCAGGCTTGATCCGGTGGTGGAAAGCCTCGGGCTGGATGTCTACCTTGGCCGCAAGCCGACCGAACTGTCGGGCGGCCAGCAGCAGCGCGTCGCCATTGCCCGCGCGATGATCAAGACGCCAGAGGTCTTTCTGTTCGACGAGCCGCTGTCCAACCTCGATGCCAAGCTGCGCGGCCATCTGCGGGTGGAAATCGCGAAGCTTCACAAGGATCTGAAATCCACCTCGATCTATGTCACCCATGATCAGCTGGAGGCGATGACGCTGGCCGACCGGATCGTGCTGATGAATCAGGGCAAGATCGAACAGATGGGCACCCCGGAAGAGATCTATTCGCGCCCCGCAACGCTGTTTGCCGCCAGCTTCATCGGCACGCCCAACATGAATTTCTTCGCGCTTGAGGCTAGCGACGGGCGGTTGCGGGATGGCACCATTGACCTGGCGGCCCCCTTCCCCGTCGCACCCGGCAAGGTGACGCTGGGGGTGCGCCCGGGGGCGGTTCAGATCGTGCCCGAAGGCACGCCAGGAGCGATTGCCGCGATTGTCGAGCGGGACGAGTTCCATGGCGAGACCCGTCTCGTATCGCTCAGAACCGGGACGCAGACCTTCATGGCGGCGGTTGCCGCGACCACGCGCTATGCCGAGGGGCAAAGGCTGTCTGTCGCGTTCGATGCCAATGCCCTGCATCTGTTCGACAGCACAAGCGGCCTGCGCCTGTAG
- a CDS encoding extracellular solute-binding protein, with protein MLAALLGTAAHAESICANDLRVLAQPRDGLTLLEDYVDEFEALAGAGFEIDYLNENDRRAKSQADASTVGSYNVYYVDEANLPLFASSNWIVPLADYYPADYDYDDFDAGMRTVASYEGKQWFAPIQGGGDLLVYRTDLLSAAGIAPPTTWEDYKAAVEKLNDPANGIYGVALRGQRGSGANVWRWLPLFAAHGGKWVDGSGNFAFNSDAAVKATEEYLALFKFSAPGTQTGSFDESTGAFRSGKVALIIESAPLGAMSKDPTQSQVVDVVAFSPPPTPLPGSGYAHGFAIASKANATEEAKACAGLFVAWATSKEQEARRLAKGQPGELTRKSTYESAEYVATFGENLSTAMAATGAKTEVLFWQDPRWQELGNAWGIKLEELITGSRTDVKTALDELEAFAKTL; from the coding sequence ATTCTGGCGGCCCTTCTTGGCACGGCTGCACATGCAGAATCTATCTGCGCCAATGACTTGCGTGTTCTGGCACAGCCGCGTGACGGGCTGACCCTGCTGGAGGACTATGTTGATGAATTCGAGGCGCTTGCCGGTGCAGGCTTCGAGATCGACTATCTGAACGAGAATGACCGGCGGGCGAAATCACAGGCCGATGCCTCCACCGTCGGCAGCTACAATGTGTATTATGTGGATGAAGCGAACCTGCCGCTGTTTGCCTCGTCGAACTGGATCGTGCCACTGGCCGATTATTACCCCGCCGACTACGACTATGACGATTTCGATGCCGGGATGCGGACGGTCGCAAGTTACGAGGGCAAGCAATGGTTCGCCCCGATCCAGGGCGGCGGCGATCTGCTGGTCTATCGCACCGACCTGCTGAGCGCGGCAGGGATCGCGCCTCCGACGACCTGGGAGGATTACAAGGCCGCCGTCGAAAAGCTGAATGATCCTGCAAACGGCATCTATGGCGTGGCGCTGCGGGGCCAGCGCGGCTCGGGCGCGAATGTCTGGCGCTGGCTGCCGCTGTTTGCCGCGCATGGCGGCAAATGGGTGGATGGGAGCGGCAACTTTGCGTTCAATTCCGATGCGGCGGTGAAAGCGACCGAGGAATACCTCGCGCTGTTCAAATTCTCTGCGCCGGGCACGCAAACCGGCTCTTTCGATGAATCGACCGGGGCGTTCCGGTCGGGCAAGGTGGCCTTGATCATCGAATCCGCACCGCTTGGCGCGATGTCGAAAGATCCCACGCAAAGCCAGGTGGTTGACGTGGTGGCCTTCAGCCCGCCGCCCACGCCCCTGCCCGGCTCGGGCTACGCACATGGGTTTGCGATTGCCAGCAAGGCGAACGCCACCGAAGAGGCCAAGGCCTGCGCCGGGCTTTTCGTCGCCTGGGCGACCTCGAAGGAACAGGAGGCACGCCGTCTTGCCAAAGGCCAGCCGGGCGAGCTGACCCGCAAAAGCACTTATGAAAGTGCCGAATACGTCGCGACCTTCGGCGAGAACCTGTCGACGGCCATGGCGGCAACGGGCGCCAAGACCGAAGTGCTGTTCTGGCAGGATCCGCGCTGGCAGGAGTTGGGCAATGCCTGGGGGATCAAGCTGGAAGAGCTGATCACCGGCTCGCGCACCGATGTGAAGACCGCGCTGGATGAGCTCGAAGCCTTCGCAAAAACCCTCTGA
- a CDS encoding AraC family transcriptional regulator, whose translation MQKEPVADSSLPTPLRPTAAMRESIRIPEDRSYLIRRDDYPHPLCTWNYHPEWEIHFVPHARGFAYVGDYIGSFEPGHIALCGGNLPHNWVSPGLIAPGRDYVLQFDAGQLLSKIPVLAELRSLQALVQESERGIELMGREAAEAGALMIELEQAPPARGLGLFVEILSRFATATDYRLLASPGFATGYAALASGRHARVNNAVQLVQSNPSISMNEAADIVGAEASTFSRSFKALTGMTFSHYQRAIRISRARSLLAETARPITEVCFEAGFSNLSNFNRIFLKEAGMTPREYRKIANIRTISRLRTDEDGD comes from the coding sequence ATGCAGAAAGAACCAGTGGCCGATTCGTCCTTGCCGACGCCGCTGCGCCCGACCGCAGCCATGCGCGAAAGCATCCGCATACCTGAAGACAGGTCATATCTGATCCGCCGCGACGATTATCCTCACCCGCTCTGCACCTGGAACTATCACCCCGAATGGGAAATCCACTTCGTGCCGCATGCGCGCGGCTTTGCCTATGTCGGCGATTACATCGGCAGCTTCGAGCCGGGGCATATCGCGCTTTGCGGAGGAAACCTGCCGCACAACTGGGTGTCACCCGGCCTGATCGCGCCGGGGCGGGACTATGTGCTGCAGTTCGACGCGGGGCAGCTGTTGTCGAAAATCCCGGTGCTTGCGGAACTGCGCAGCCTGCAAGCGCTGGTGCAGGAGTCGGAACGCGGGATCGAGCTGATGGGGCGCGAGGCCGCCGAGGCGGGTGCCCTGATGATCGAGTTGGAACAGGCCCCGCCCGCCCGCGGCCTTGGCCTGTTTGTCGAAATCCTCAGCCGGTTCGCCACCGCGACAGACTACCGCCTGCTCGCCAGCCCCGGTTTCGCGACGGGATATGCCGCCTTGGCCAGTGGCCGTCATGCAAGGGTCAACAACGCGGTGCAACTGGTGCAATCCAACCCGTCAATCTCGATGAATGAGGCGGCAGATATTGTTGGCGCCGAAGCCTCGACCTTCTCGCGCAGCTTCAAGGCGCTGACCGGCATGACCTTTTCGCATTATCAGCGGGCCATCCGCATTTCGCGCGCGCGCAGCCTTCTGGCCGAAACAGCGCGGCCCATCACCGAGGTTTGCTTTGAGGCCGGGTTTTCCAACCTGTCGAACTTCAACAGGATCTTCCTGAAGGAGGCCGGCATGACACCGCGCGAATATCGCAAGATTGCAAACATCCGCACCATCTCGCGCTTGCGCACTGATGAGGATGGAGACTGA
- a CDS encoding carbohydrate ABC transporter permease, which produces MRSGRSLPYVFLGPALVVLVILAAVPTLYAVNISLQNRTLSAPDASYVWFDNYLRLFSDARFLNALWVSLKWEVLTVSATMLVGVGLAIAMFEAASARWRAILCILFIIPVLLPRVCAAFVWKFSFHPLYGAMTWPARALTGQTPDLLATPWGALLTVAFVDVWQWGLFFAVILLKLLEALPPQPIEAARIDKAKGWEIHYFITLPMLKLPLISLVLVKAIESLRSFDLVYVMTRGGPGISTETLDMYAYSQGFIEAGNISYASSMAVIMMVVTVILFTSIWKRLNQ; this is translated from the coding sequence ATGCGATCCGGGCGATCACTTCCCTATGTTTTTCTGGGACCGGCCCTTGTGGTGCTGGTCATTCTTGCGGCGGTTCCGACACTTTACGCCGTCAATATCTCGCTGCAAAACCGGACGCTGAGCGCGCCGGATGCAAGCTACGTCTGGTTTGACAATTATCTGCGGCTGTTCTCGGACGCGCGATTTCTGAATGCGCTCTGGGTCTCGCTGAAATGGGAGGTGCTGACGGTCTCGGCCACCATGCTGGTCGGCGTCGGCCTTGCCATCGCGATGTTCGAAGCAGCATCAGCCCGCTGGCGCGCCATCCTGTGCATTCTGTTCATCATCCCGGTCCTGTTGCCGCGGGTCTGCGCCGCCTTCGTGTGGAAATTCTCGTTCCATCCGCTTTATGGTGCGATGACCTGGCCCGCCCGCGCCCTGACCGGCCAGACGCCCGATCTGCTGGCCACACCCTGGGGGGCCTTGCTGACGGTGGCCTTTGTCGATGTCTGGCAATGGGGCCTGTTCTTCGCGGTGATCCTGCTGAAACTGCTGGAGGCGCTGCCGCCGCAACCCATCGAGGCGGCGCGCATCGACAAGGCGAAGGGCTGGGAAATCCACTATTTCATCACCCTGCCGATGCTGAAACTGCCGCTGATCTCGCTGGTGCTGGTCAAGGCGATCGAATCGCTGCGCTCGTTCGACCTTGTCTATGTGATGACGCGCGGCGGCCCCGGAATCTCGACGGAAACGCTTGATATGTATGCCTATTCTCAGGGCTTCATCGAGGCGGGCAATATCTCTTACGCCTCGTCCATGGCCGTCATCATGATGGTTGTGACGGTGATCCTCTTTACCTCGATCTGGAAGAGGCTGAACCAATGA
- a CDS encoding DMT family transporter, which produces MRQFGEGWGSGLLGVIIFSGSLPATRVAVGGFTPLFLTSARAVIAALLGAALLLLLRQARPERRDLLSLGITSAGVVIGFPLLTALALQHMTSAHSIVFIGLLPLATAIFAVLRGGERPRPAFWLFACAGGVAVAGFAWAQGSGGTLFGDLLMLAAILICGLGYAEGAALSRRLGGWQVISWALVLALPMMGAVMLASWPSGFAGITAPEWLSLGYVSVFSMLVGFIFWYRGLALGGIAGVGQLQLLQPFFGLALAGLLLGEPVAWTMIAVTAFVVVCVTGAKRFA; this is translated from the coding sequence ATGAGACAATTTGGCGAAGGCTGGGGCAGCGGGTTGCTCGGGGTCATCATTTTCAGCGGATCGCTTCCGGCGACACGGGTTGCGGTGGGTGGCTTTACGCCGCTGTTCCTGACCTCGGCGCGGGCGGTGATTGCCGCATTGCTTGGCGCGGCGCTGCTGCTGCTGTTGCGGCAGGCAAGACCGGAGCGCCGCGATCTGCTGTCCTTGGGCATCACGTCGGCCGGTGTGGTGATCGGCTTTCCCTTGCTGACCGCGCTGGCGTTGCAGCACATGACCTCGGCCCATTCCATCGTGTTCATCGGCCTGCTGCCGCTGGCGACAGCGATTTTCGCGGTGCTGCGCGGGGGTGAGCGGCCCCGCCCTGCGTTCTGGCTGTTTGCCTGCGCCGGGGGCGTGGCGGTTGCGGGTTTTGCCTGGGCGCAGGGCAGCGGAGGCACGCTTTTCGGGGATCTGCTGATGCTGGCCGCCATCCTGATCTGCGGATTGGGCTATGCCGAAGGGGCGGCGCTGTCGCGGCGGCTGGGGGGCTGGCAGGTGATCTCCTGGGCCTTGGTGCTGGCGCTGCCGATGATGGGGGCGGTGATGCTGGCAAGCTGGCCGTCAGGCTTTGCCGGTATCACCGCGCCGGAATGGCTGAGCCTTGGTTATGTGTCGGTGTTCAGCATGTTGGTCGGGTTCATCTTCTGGTATCGCGGCCTCGCGCTTGGCGGGATTGCGGGCGTTGGCCAGTTGCAGCTGCTGCAACCGTTCTTCGGGCTCGCCCTCGCAGGCCTGCTGCTGGGCGAGCCGGTCGCCTGGACGATGATCGCCGTGACCGCCTTTGTGGTTGTCTGTGTCACAGGGGCCAAGAGGTTCGCATGA
- a CDS encoding branched-chain amino acid ABC transporter permease gives MLAINKPVVQFGLALATVLALPLFLGSGILASEILIYALIAAACNLLLGYTGLLSFGQGIFFGVGSYVAGIFLTRYGVPVWVVLIVATILGAMIATLVGWLSIRRQGVYFVMLTLAFSQLFFFLAYTFSDITGGDNGLMDVPRPVVLGQALNSAWSFYVFVALSFLGLFALMLRAMQSTFGRTLIAVRDNEERAAAIGFPVKAFKTAAFAISGAVTAYAGALKAMLIGVAPLANIEHHTSEMILIMTIIGGSTSLFASVLGAAAYMLLADWLSQIWPRWLLLLGLALVVVALFLQKGLWGLVEKLWVAATGAKKEG, from the coding sequence ATGCTGGCCATCAACAAGCCTGTCGTGCAGTTCGGCCTGGCGCTGGCCACGGTTCTGGCGCTGCCCCTGTTCCTGGGATCGGGCATCCTCGCCTCCGAGATCCTGATCTACGCGCTGATCGCGGCGGCCTGCAATCTGTTGCTGGGCTATACCGGACTTCTGTCCTTCGGGCAGGGTATTTTCTTCGGCGTCGGCAGCTATGTCGCCGGGATCTTCCTGACCCGCTACGGCGTGCCGGTCTGGGTGGTGCTGATCGTGGCGACGATCCTCGGCGCGATGATTGCCACGCTGGTCGGCTGGCTTTCGATCCGGCGGCAGGGTGTCTATTTCGTGATGCTGACGCTGGCGTTCTCGCAGCTCTTCTTCTTCCTTGCCTATACCTTCTCGGACATCACCGGCGGCGACAACGGGCTGATGGATGTGCCGCGCCCGGTGGTGCTGGGTCAGGCCCTGAACAGTGCATGGAGCTTCTATGTCTTTGTCGCCCTGTCCTTCCTTGGCCTGTTCGCGCTGATGTTGCGCGCCATGCAATCGACCTTCGGCCGCACCCTGATCGCGGTGCGCGACAATGAGGAACGCGCTGCCGCCATCGGCTTTCCGGTCAAGGCCTTCAAGACGGCGGCCTTCGCGATTTCGGGTGCCGTGACCGCCTATGCGGGGGCGCTGAAGGCGATGTTGATCGGCGTGGCGCCGCTGGCAAACATCGAACACCACACCTCGGAAATGATCCTGATCATGACGATCATCGGCGGGTCGACCAGCCTGTTTGCCTCGGTGCTGGGGGCGGCGGCCTATATGCTGCTGGCCGACTGGCTGTCGCAGATCTGGCCGCGCTGGTTACTGCTGCTGGGCCTCGCGCTCGTCGTCGTGGCGCTGTTCCTACAAAAGGGCCTCTGGGGGCTGGTGGAGAAACTCTGGGTCGCCGCCACCGGCGCGAAGAAGGAGGGCTGA